One Candidatus Cloacimonadota bacterium genomic region harbors:
- a CDS encoding arsenate reductase ArsC translates to MSNKLKVAFICVHNSCRSQIAEALGKHFAGDIFESYSAGTETKPQINQDAVRLMKELHDIDMEKTQHSKLLDEIPPVDIVITMGCNVECPYLPCKHREDWGLDDPTGKSDEEFKKVISTIETKIKELKAKLKS, encoded by the coding sequence GTGAGTAATAAACTAAAGGTCGCATTTATATGTGTTCATAATTCATGTCGAAGCCAAATAGCCGAGGCACTTGGTAAGCACTTTGCAGGAGATATATTTGAAAGCTACTCTGCTGGCACAGAAACAAAACCTCAAATTAACCAGGACGCTGTGCGCCTAATGAAAGAGCTTCATGATATAGATATGGAGAAAACTCAACATTCAAAGTTGCTTGATGAAATACCTCCAGTAGATATTGTTATTACAATGGGGTGTAATGTGGAATGCCCTTACCTTCCATGTAAACACAGGGAAGATTGGGGGTTGGATGATCCTACAGGTAAGAGTGATGAGGAATTTAAAAAAGTAATATCAACTATAGAAACAAAAATAAAAGAGTTAAAAGCAAAACTAAAGTCATAA
- the arsB gene encoding ACR3 family arsenite efflux transporter, whose protein sequence is MGKNDSAKIGFFEKYLTIWVVLCMVIGVLIGMYLPGIPDFLGRFEYANVSIPIAILIWLMIYPMMLKVDFQSIKNVGKNPKGLFVTWVTNWMIKPFTMFGIAWLFFFVIFRSLIPAELAQDYLAGAILLGAAPCTAMVFVWSYLTKGNPAYTVVQVATNDLIILIAFTPIVAFLLGVGGVTIPWDTLILSVILFVVIPLAGGIITRNYITKKRGLDYFEKSFIPKFGNITTIGLLLTLIIIFSFQGDVILNNPLHIVLIAIPLIIQTFLIFFIAYLASKAIKLPHEIAAPAGMIGASNFFELAVAVAIALFGTQSPAALATIVGVLTEVPVMLILVKIANNTRHWFPEKS, encoded by the coding sequence ATGGGGAAAAATGACAGTGCAAAAATTGGATTTTTTGAAAAATATCTGACAATATGGGTTGTACTTTGTATGGTTATTGGAGTTTTAATCGGTATGTACTTACCAGGAATTCCAGATTTCCTCGGACGTTTCGAGTATGCAAATGTATCAATCCCTATTGCCATACTCATTTGGCTCATGATTTATCCGATGATGCTCAAAGTTGACTTCCAGAGTATCAAAAACGTTGGTAAAAATCCGAAAGGATTATTTGTTACATGGGTAACCAACTGGATGATAAAGCCTTTTACCATGTTCGGCATTGCATGGCTGTTTTTCTTTGTAATTTTTAGATCTTTAATCCCGGCAGAATTGGCACAAGACTATCTCGCGGGAGCAATACTTCTTGGAGCGGCACCGTGTACTGCGATGGTATTTGTATGGAGCTATTTGACCAAAGGCAACCCAGCTTATACCGTGGTGCAAGTGGCAACAAACGATCTTATAATTCTCATAGCATTCACGCCTATAGTTGCGTTTCTTCTAGGTGTGGGCGGTGTAACCATACCATGGGATACCCTTATTCTATCTGTAATATTGTTTGTTGTTATCCCATTGGCTGGTGGTATAATTACCCGTAATTACATCACAAAAAAGCGAGGGCTCGATTACTTTGAAAAGAGTTTTATACCGAAGTTTGGGAATATCACTACCATAGGTCTATTGCTAACATTAATAATAATCTTTTCATTCCAGGGCGATGTAATTCTGAATAATCCACTGCATATTGTTTTAATTGCTATACCATTAATTATTCAGACTTTCCTAATCTTTTTCATTGCATATCTAGCAAGCAAGGCTATAAAACTTCCTCATGAGATAGCAGCGCCTGCTGGCATGATTGGCGCCTCTAACTTTTTTGAACTGGCAGTTGCCGTTGCGATTGCATTGTTTGGAACACAAAGCCCAGCTGCACTTGCTACCATTGTAGGGGTTCTAACAGAAGTGCCTGTTATGTTGATATTAGTAAAGATAGCGAATAATACAAGGCACTGGTTTCCAGAAAAAAGCTAG
- a CDS encoding thioredoxin family protein: MALFGKKNKKEVTSCCCGGNCDVESMVKAEVAKSQGAGVKILGSGCAKCNQLEEATKAALEQLGMDTTIEHITDFARIASYGVMTTPALVIDGKVVSYGKVLKTEEVVKILQKVRG; encoded by the coding sequence ATGGCGTTATTTGGAAAGAAAAATAAAAAAGAAGTAACTTCATGTTGCTGTGGTGGAAATTGTGATGTGGAAAGCATGGTAAAGGCAGAAGTCGCTAAATCCCAAGGTGCAGGAGTGAAGATACTAGGAAGCGGATGCGCCAAGTGTAACCAACTTGAGGAGGCAACAAAAGCAGCTTTGGAACAGTTGGGAATGGATACTACCATTGAACATATAACTGATTTTGCCCGGATTGCATCCTACGGCGTAATGACAACCCCTGCTCTTGTCATCGACGGTAAAGTGGTTTCATACGGCAAGGTGCTGAAAACTGAGGAGGTTGTTAAAATCCTGCAGAAGGTCAGGGGATAA
- a CDS encoding DUF2703 domain-containing protein: MENTYRTLPNGELLVEESCCSREFETASAKKIIVEYLYLDRETCDRCVGTDNALDEVMKVLIPTLSIAGFEVEYNKIEMKTAEIAEQYKFISSPTIRVNGHDICKSIVENNCGCCSDISGTDVNCRVFEYDGELYEVPPKEMLAKAILNAVFEQAEISYSCEEYELPKNLKEFYEGKKNKSSCSCEDKCC, translated from the coding sequence ATGGAAAACACTTACCGGACTCTGCCAAACGGAGAACTATTAGTAGAGGAATCCTGTTGCTCTCGCGAGTTCGAAACGGCATCCGCAAAGAAGATTATTGTTGAGTATCTCTATCTAGATCGCGAAACATGTGACCGTTGTGTTGGAACAGACAATGCACTTGATGAGGTTATGAAGGTACTTATCCCCACTCTGAGTATTGCTGGATTTGAAGTAGAGTATAACAAAATTGAGATGAAAACAGCAGAAATTGCAGAGCAGTACAAGTTTATTTCCTCACCTACAATTCGTGTAAACGGTCATGATATTTGCAAATCAATTGTAGAGAATAACTGCGGTTGCTGTAGTGACATTAGTGGAACCGATGTAAACTGTCGGGTGTTCGAGTATGATGGAGAACTCTATGAGGTGCCTCCGAAAGAAATGCTTGCTAAAGCCATCCTAAACGCAGTATTTGAGCAGGCTGAGATCAGTTATTCATGCGAAGAGTATGAATTACCTAAAAACCTAAAAGAATTTTATGAAGGAAAGAAAAACAAATCGAGCTGTTCTTGTGAGGATAAATGTTGCTGA
- a CDS encoding permease, with protein MQTLKAIWDFFQSQLLGMKWLNDLISRGLNLLGFDTTSRWIGSVQFFIYDVIKITLLLCFLIFIISYIQSYFPPERSRKILGRFHGIGANSVAALLGTVTPFCSCSSIPLFIGFTSAGLPLGVTFSFLISSPMVDLGSLVLLMSIFGAKVAVIYVIAGLIIAVIGGTLIEKLHMEKHVESFIYTAGSVDIESPSLTRKDRLVYAKEQMLSTFKKVFPYILIGVGIGAVIHNWIPEGWVSTALGSNNPFGVILATLIGVPMYADIFGTIPVAEALFAKGAQLGVILSFMMAVTTLSLPSMIMLRKAIKPKLLALFIAICTIGIIIIGYLFNAFQALIV; from the coding sequence ACATTGAAGGCAATCTGGGATTTTTTCCAAAGTCAGTTACTAGGGATGAAATGGCTAAATGATTTAATCAGCAGAGGACTTAATTTATTGGGTTTTGACACGACTAGCCGTTGGATTGGAAGCGTTCAATTTTTTATTTATGATGTTATTAAAATTACCCTACTCTTGTGTTTTTTGATTTTTATAATTAGCTACATCCAAAGTTATTTTCCGCCCGAGCGAAGCAGGAAGATATTAGGACGTTTTCATGGTATCGGAGCCAACTCGGTTGCTGCCCTGCTTGGAACGGTAACACCTTTCTGTTCATGCTCTTCAATACCGCTCTTTATCGGCTTTACATCTGCAGGCCTGCCTTTGGGCGTGACATTTTCGTTCCTGATATCATCACCTATGGTAGATCTCGGCTCGCTTGTTCTGCTTATGAGCATCTTCGGCGCAAAGGTTGCTGTCATATACGTTATTGCCGGTCTGATAATAGCTGTTATCGGCGGTACGCTTATTGAGAAGCTGCACATGGAGAAGCATGTAGAGAGCTTTATATATACTGCAGGTAGCGTAGATATAGAATCCCCCAGTTTAACAAGAAAAGACCGGCTTGTTTATGCCAAAGAGCAAATGCTTTCGACATTTAAGAAGGTGTTCCCCTATATCTTGATCGGTGTTGGTATCGGGGCGGTCATTCATAACTGGATTCCTGAAGGATGGGTGTCAACTGCACTAGGAAGCAATAATCCCTTTGGGGTAATATTGGCGACATTAATCGGTGTTCCAATGTATGCGGATATATTCGGTACAATACCCGTTGCAGAAGCGTTATTTGCTAAAGGCGCACAGCTTGGAGTTATCTTGTCTTTTATGATGGCGGTAACCACGCTTTCGCTGCCTTCAATGATTATGTTGCGAAAGGCTATAAAGCCCAAACTGCTGGCTCTGTTTATTGCTATCTGTACAATTGGAATCATAATTATCGGTTATTTGTTCAATGCTTTTCAGGCACTGATAGTTTAG